From a region of the Methylocystis hirsuta genome:
- a CDS encoding sulfite exporter TauE/SafE family protein, which yields MNETAITFHARGMHCHGCEHVIEAAVKKLAGVRSVSASYPTETVVVDYDADATNFSAIRNSVEQNGYRVVLTEEAQRRRSPFIRLAIIVAALAALAALILFDTRWISAEGEPDIAQHMSLGLLFLLGLLTGFHCVGMCGGFVVGYAAADARAGRSSFVSHLAYGAGKTLSYATIGAAFGWLGAFIAFTPMLRGVAGVAAGAFLMIFGLNMLGLFAPLRRFRLGLPGPLQNWVYREAGGRHRPFVIGLLNGLMIACGPLQAMYVMAAGTGSPVEGAKTLFVFGLGTLPVMLAFGALTTVLSGAVTHRLLTASGVIVVALGAVMINRGLILTGSGADLASLTTGWRSPAPVEGAQPQQDSAAPKTQTIEMEANGLGFTPTRFTLLRGVPVKWVINATQVTTCNNRILVPSMKLEFDVKPGRQTIEFTPEQTGVIPWSCWMGMLRGEFVVVDAKPAAPSQPSAPVASADQGAPQATQSPPASGAVQKTYTVRRGDTLRAIAKRLYGDEKRWRDIAAANPALNRKKLRPGQIITLPADAQP from the coding sequence ATGAACGAAACGGCGATCACCTTTCACGCCCGCGGCATGCATTGCCACGGCTGCGAGCATGTCATCGAGGCGGCGGTCAAAAAGCTCGCCGGCGTGCGCAGCGTTTCGGCCAGCTATCCGACCGAGACGGTCGTCGTCGACTATGACGCCGATGCGACCAATTTCAGCGCGATTCGCAACAGCGTCGAACAGAACGGCTATCGCGTCGTTCTGACGGAAGAAGCGCAGCGCCGGCGTTCGCCTTTCATCAGACTGGCGATCATCGTCGCCGCGCTCGCCGCGCTCGCCGCCTTGATTCTGTTCGATACGCGCTGGATCAGCGCCGAGGGCGAGCCGGACATCGCTCAGCATATGAGTCTCGGCCTCCTGTTTCTCTTGGGCCTGCTGACGGGTTTTCATTGCGTCGGCATGTGCGGCGGCTTCGTTGTGGGTTATGCGGCGGCCGACGCGCGGGCGGGGCGTTCGTCCTTCGTCTCACACCTCGCCTATGGGGCGGGAAAGACGCTTTCCTACGCAACGATCGGCGCCGCCTTCGGCTGGCTCGGCGCCTTCATCGCGTTCACGCCCATGCTGCGCGGCGTCGCCGGAGTCGCCGCGGGCGCGTTCCTTATGATCTTCGGGCTCAATATGCTTGGCCTGTTCGCGCCGCTGCGCCGCTTTCGGCTCGGACTGCCTGGCCCGTTGCAAAACTGGGTGTATCGCGAGGCGGGCGGACGCCATCGACCGTTCGTGATCGGTCTTCTCAACGGTCTGATGATCGCCTGCGGACCGTTGCAGGCGATGTATGTGATGGCGGCCGGGACCGGCAGCCCTGTGGAAGGCGCGAAGACGCTCTTCGTCTTCGGCCTTGGAACCTTGCCGGTGATGCTCGCCTTCGGCGCGCTGACGACTGTGCTCTCGGGGGCGGTGACGCATCGCCTGCTGACCGCGTCCGGCGTGATCGTCGTCGCGCTCGGCGCGGTGATGATCAATCGCGGATTGATCCTCACAGGCTCGGGCGCCGATCTCGCGTCGCTGACGACGGGCTGGCGAAGCCCGGCGCCCGTTGAAGGCGCCCAACCACAGCAGGATTCTGCCGCGCCGAAGACGCAGACAATCGAGATGGAGGCCAATGGCCTTGGCTTTACGCCCACCCGCTTCACGCTGCTGCGCGGCGTTCCGGTCAAATGGGTGATCAACGCGACGCAAGTGACGACCTGCAACAATCGTATCCTGGTTCCATCCATGAAGCTCGAATTCGACGTCAAGCCGGGACGGCAGACCATCGAATTCACGCCGGAACAGACCGGCGTCATTCCCTGGAGCTGCTGGATGGGAATGTTGCGCGGGGAGTTCGTCGTCGTCGATGCAAAGCCGGCCGCGCCATCTCAGCCATCCGCCCCTGTCGCCTCGGCCGATCAGGGCGCGCCTCAAGCGACGCAAAGCCCGCCAGCGTCGGGCGCCGTGCAGAAGACCTATACGGTGCGACGCGGCGACACGCTACGCGCGATCGCCAAGCGACTCTATGGCGACGAAAAACGCTGGCGCGACATCGCCGCCGCCAATCCGGCGCTCAATCGTAAAAAGTTGCGGCCGGGCCAAATCATCACTCTGCCCGCCGACGCGCAGCCGTGA
- a CDS encoding cytochrome c: MARFFFAAACGLSLFAAAAIAGDDTDDHSAHMKQMNMEHMKMSPKMSDTRQEVDLPAPMRAHMLANMRGHAEAVAEILAALGKGDGAGAAKIADARLGMASSGAAACKPNAKSGELGDMPAMMARHMPDEMRALGLTMHEQASKFAQEAAKIGPGGDMRPALAELSQVVQACNACHATYRLD; encoded by the coding sequence ATGGCAAGATTTTTCTTCGCCGCGGCATGCGGGCTCTCGTTGTTCGCCGCCGCCGCTATCGCGGGCGACGACACAGACGATCACAGCGCGCATATGAAGCAGATGAACATGGAGCATATGAAAATGTCGCCGAAGATGAGCGACACGCGCCAGGAGGTCGACCTTCCGGCGCCGATGCGGGCGCATATGCTCGCCAATATGCGCGGACATGCGGAGGCGGTCGCCGAGATCCTGGCGGCCTTGGGCAAGGGCGACGGCGCGGGCGCGGCGAAAATCGCCGACGCGCGCCTCGGCATGGCGTCGTCCGGCGCGGCGGCGTGCAAGCCAAACGCCAAGAGCGGCGAACTCGGCGATATGCCGGCGATGATGGCGCGTCACATGCCCGACGAGATGCGCGCGCTGGGCCTGACGATGCATGAGCAGGCGAGCAAATTCGCGCAGGAGGCGGCCAAGATCGGGCCCGGCGGCGACATGCGGCCCGCGCTTGCCGAACTGTCGCAAGTCGTGCAAGCCTGCAACGCCTGCCACGCCACCTATCGCCTCGACTAG
- the xth gene encoding exodeoxyribonuclease III, whose product MRIATWNVNSVRQRLAPLLAFLREAAPDVLCLQETKCEDHVFPRLEIEDAGYNVAVHGQKGFNGVAILSKSPLQDVTLGLPGFDGEAQSRYIEAVIADGAGGVMRVASIYAPNGNPPHTQKYLYKLAFMETLTRHAEALLDLEEPTVLAGDYNVIPEARDVYEASAWVGDALFLPQTRAAYQRLVNLGYADALRATSDEGGLYTFWDYQAGAWQKNKGLRIDHLLLSPQASDRLARVEIVKSMRAGDKPSDHVAIYADFAA is encoded by the coding sequence GTGCGCATCGCGACCTGGAACGTCAATTCTGTCAGGCAGCGTCTCGCGCCGCTTCTCGCCTTTTTGCGCGAGGCCGCGCCGGACGTGCTGTGCCTGCAGGAAACGAAGTGCGAGGATCACGTTTTTCCGCGACTCGAAATCGAAGACGCCGGATATAACGTCGCTGTCCACGGGCAGAAGGGATTCAACGGCGTCGCGATCCTCTCCAAATCGCCGCTTCAGGACGTCACTCTCGGTCTGCCGGGCTTCGACGGCGAGGCGCAGTCGCGCTACATTGAAGCGGTCATCGCCGACGGCGCCGGCGGCGTCATGCGCGTCGCCTCGATCTATGCGCCAAACGGCAATCCGCCGCACACGCAGAAATATCTCTACAAGCTCGCCTTCATGGAGACGCTGACGCGCCATGCGGAGGCGCTGCTTGACCTCGAAGAGCCGACGGTTCTCGCCGGCGACTACAATGTCATTCCGGAGGCGCGGGACGTCTATGAGGCGTCGGCCTGGGTTGGCGACGCATTATTCCTGCCGCAGACGCGCGCCGCCTATCAGCGCCTGGTCAATCTCGGCTATGCGGACGCTCTTCGAGCGACCTCCGACGAAGGCGGGCTCTATACGTTCTGGGATTATCAGGCCGGCGCCTGGCAGAAGAACAAGGGGCTTCGCATCGATCATCTTCTGCTCTCGCCGCAAGCGTCTGATCGGCTGGCGCGGGTGGAGATCGTCAAATCGATGCGGGCCGGCGACAAACCTTCCGATCACGTCGCGATCTACGCCGATTTCGCCGCGTGA
- a CDS encoding sulfite exporter TauE/SafE family protein, with translation MLTALPLDAVLGLISGGLVGFTLALVGGGGSVLAVPLLVYLVGVPNPHIAIGSSAAAVAVNALMSLANHARARTIKWRCASVFAVFGVAGAFGGSTLGKIIDGEKLLALFALLMVVVSYLMLRRRGALGYPGVRLNRENFPRLVGAGATAGALSGFFGIGGGFLIVPGLMFASDMPILNAIGSSLVAVAAFAVTTAANYASSDLVDWELAATLVLGGAFGGLIGAAAARRLSKMRGALSAVFATVIFAVALYVLWRSGGALGLFDHAAKSA, from the coding sequence ATGCTGACGGCTCTTCCTCTGGACGCCGTGCTTGGTCTGATCTCTGGCGGACTCGTCGGCTTTACGCTGGCGCTCGTCGGCGGCGGCGGCTCGGTGCTGGCCGTGCCGCTTCTCGTCTATCTCGTCGGCGTGCCCAATCCACATATCGCGATCGGCTCAAGCGCCGCGGCCGTCGCCGTCAACGCTCTGATGAGTCTCGCCAATCATGCGCGCGCACGGACCATCAAATGGCGCTGCGCCTCCGTCTTCGCAGTGTTCGGGGTTGCTGGCGCATTTGGCGGATCGACGCTCGGCAAGATCATCGACGGCGAGAAGCTGCTGGCGCTGTTCGCGCTGCTGATGGTCGTCGTATCCTATCTGATGCTGCGGCGCCGGGGCGCACTGGGCTATCCAGGCGTCAGGCTCAACCGGGAGAATTTCCCGCGGCTCGTCGGCGCGGGCGCTACGGCCGGCGCGCTATCGGGCTTCTTCGGCATCGGCGGCGGCTTCCTGATCGTGCCCGGGCTGATGTTTGCGTCCGACATGCCGATCTTGAACGCCATCGGTTCGTCGCTCGTCGCCGTTGCCGCCTTCGCGGTGACAACGGCGGCCAACTACGCCTCTTCGGACCTCGTGGACTGGGAGCTTGCCGCGACGCTCGTGCTCGGCGGCGCGTTTGGCGGGCTGATCGGCGCCGCAGCGGCGCGACGCCTGTCGAAGATGCGCGGGGCGCTGAGCGCCGTCTTTGCGACGGTCATCTTCGCGGTCGCGCTCTATGTGCTCTGGCGCAGCGGCGGCGCGCTCGGTCTATTCGATCACGCGGCGAAATCGGCGTAG
- a CDS encoding MBL fold metallo-hydrolase translates to MPQAPSVRAFFDEPTNTITYIVSDPATKRAAIVDPVLDYDPASGVAESHSIDAILAEAAREGLTIDWVLETHAHADHLTAAQIVKAATGAKIGIGEHIDKVQKIFKPVFGAEDVKADGGCFDHLFQDGERFKIGELEGETIYTPGHTPADVAYKIGDAVFVGDTLFMPDYGTARADFPGGDAHALYRSIRRILSLPPQTRLFMCHDYKPPGREFYAWETTVAEQRAKNVQIKDGVSEEDFVSGRHKRDHELAAPRLLLPSIQVNIRAGKFPPPRGDGARFLSIPVKFKGAAAQAG, encoded by the coding sequence ATGCCGCAGGCGCCGTCCGTGAGGGCCTTCTTCGATGAGCCCACCAACACGATCACCTATATCGTCAGCGACCCCGCCACGAAGCGGGCGGCGATCGTCGATCCCGTGCTCGATTATGACCCGGCGAGCGGAGTCGCCGAGTCGCATTCCATCGACGCCATCCTCGCCGAGGCGGCGCGGGAAGGATTAACGATCGATTGGGTTCTCGAAACTCATGCGCACGCCGATCATCTTACCGCCGCCCAGATCGTCAAGGCGGCGACAGGCGCGAAGATCGGCATCGGCGAACACATCGACAAGGTCCAGAAGATCTTCAAGCCGGTGTTCGGGGCTGAGGACGTAAAGGCCGACGGCGGCTGCTTCGACCACCTCTTCCAGGACGGCGAGCGGTTCAAGATCGGCGAGCTCGAGGGCGAAACGATCTACACGCCCGGCCACACGCCGGCCGACGTCGCCTATAAGATCGGCGATGCGGTGTTTGTCGGCGACACCCTGTTCATGCCCGACTATGGGACGGCGCGCGCGGATTTCCCGGGCGGCGACGCGCATGCGCTTTACCGATCGATCCGCCGCATTCTTTCGCTGCCCCCGCAGACGCGGCTCTTCATGTGTCACGACTACAAGCCGCCGGGACGAGAATTCTACGCCTGGGAGACGACGGTCGCCGAGCAGCGCGCCAAGAACGTGCAGATCAAGGACGGCGTGAGCGAGGAAGACTTCGTGTCCGGACGACACAAGCGCGATCACGAGCTTGCCGCGCCGCGGCTGCTGCTGCCGTCGATTCAGGTGAACATTCGCGCCGGCAAGTTTCCGCCGCCGCGCGGGGATGGCGCGCGCTTCTTGAGCATTCCGGTGAAGTTCAAAGGCGCCGCGGCGCAAGCCGGCTGA
- a CDS encoding tetratricopeptide repeat protein, which produces MVGSVHTGVNSAFTRKKRAALPLCLFATSLGMLVTAFVAPAPALDAPRTAARAESQPLPMFKDPRAALRAGLESYHAGDAATSIAALRYAAEGGEPLAKWKLGRMYAEGDGVVRDDAKAYEYFAQIVDHYADDEPDPRERSMAASAFVAVGVYLRDGVPSGKIKPDLDRAFDLFRYAATYFSNADAQYNLARMYLEGTGVKKNVRQGVNWLELAARKGHPQAQAMLGRMMFTGEASGEPERARGLMFLTLARDAAGGATRDQWIADLHAEALNSASDADRSAAVTMLEGYLRERN; this is translated from the coding sequence ATGGTCGGAAGCGTTCATACGGGCGTGAACTCAGCCTTTACGCGCAAGAAGCGCGCGGCTTTGCCGCTCTGCCTGTTCGCGACGAGCCTGGGCATGCTGGTGACGGCTTTTGTCGCGCCGGCCCCCGCTCTTGACGCGCCTCGAACGGCCGCGAGAGCCGAGTCGCAGCCTCTACCGATGTTCAAGGATCCGCGCGCGGCGCTGCGCGCCGGACTCGAGAGCTACCATGCCGGCGACGCCGCGACCTCCATCGCCGCGCTGCGCTACGCCGCCGAGGGCGGCGAGCCGCTGGCCAAATGGAAGCTTGGCCGGATGTACGCCGAAGGCGACGGCGTCGTTCGCGACGACGCCAAGGCCTATGAATATTTCGCGCAAATCGTCGACCACTACGCCGACGACGAGCCGGATCCGCGCGAGCGTTCGATGGCGGCAAGCGCTTTCGTCGCCGTGGGCGTTTATCTGCGTGACGGCGTTCCAAGCGGAAAGATCAAGCCCGATCTCGATCGCGCGTTTGATCTGTTCCGTTATGCGGCGACGTATTTCAGCAACGCCGACGCTCAGTACAATCTGGCGCGAATGTATCTCGAAGGGACCGGCGTGAAGAAGAACGTCCGCCAGGGCGTGAATTGGCTGGAGCTCGCGGCGCGCAAGGGCCATCCGCAGGCGCAGGCGATGCTCGGTCGGATGATGTTCACCGGCGAGGCGAGCGGCGAACCGGAACGCGCGCGCGGACTCATGTTTCTGACGCTGGCGCGCGACGCTGCTGGCGGCGCGACCCGCGACCAATGGATCGCCGATTTGCACGCCGAAGCGCTGAATTCCGCCAGCGACGCCGACCGTAGCGCGGCCGTCACCATGCTCGAAGGCTATCTGCGCGAACGCAACTGA
- a CDS encoding c-type cytochrome encodes MQLRRLTLATALVGGSAAFATLALAAGDAQRGAIVAKRWCASCHVVAPDQTSASADAPSFFDIAHRRTDRKKLGHFLMDPHPPMPDMHLSRREIDDIVSYIRSLDPRPQPAPEPDGKDKELPKNG; translated from the coding sequence ATGCAGCTTCGACGCCTTACGCTCGCAACGGCCCTCGTCGGCGGAAGCGCCGCTTTCGCAACTTTGGCCCTTGCGGCGGGCGACGCCCAGCGCGGCGCGATCGTCGCGAAGCGATGGTGCGCGTCCTGCCATGTGGTGGCGCCGGATCAGACCAGCGCCTCGGCCGACGCGCCGTCGTTCTTCGATATCGCGCACAGGCGAACCGACAGGAAGAAGCTGGGCCATTTCCTGATGGATCCGCATCCGCCGATGCCCGACATGCATCTCTCGCGCAGGGAGATCGACGACATCGTCTCCTATATCCGCAGCCTCGACCCGCGTCCGCAGCCCGCGCCCGAACCTGACGGCAAGGACAAGGAGCTTCCCAAGAACGGGTAA
- the queE gene encoding 7-carboxy-7-deazaguanine synthase translates to MAYIVKEAFKTLQGEGVNAGRAAVFCRFAGCNLWSGREADRAAAQCRFCDTDFVGFEGEGGGKFADATALAGHLARLWGEGRAQRFAVLTGGEPMLQIDAALVAALHGQGFEIAIETNGTLPVVPEIDWICVSPKAGAPLAQTRGAELKLVFPQQGVDPAAYERLDFTHFLLQPMDGPDVSRNTDAAVSYCLAHPRWRLSLQTHKAIGVK, encoded by the coding sequence ATGGCCTATATCGTCAAGGAAGCCTTCAAAACGCTGCAGGGCGAGGGCGTCAACGCGGGCCGCGCCGCGGTCTTTTGCCGCTTCGCCGGCTGCAACCTGTGGAGCGGGCGCGAAGCGGACCGCGCCGCCGCGCAATGCCGGTTCTGCGACACGGATTTCGTCGGCTTCGAGGGCGAGGGCGGGGGAAAGTTCGCCGACGCCACGGCGCTTGCCGGCCATTTGGCGAGGCTGTGGGGGGAGGGCCGCGCGCAACGCTTCGCGGTGCTGACCGGCGGCGAGCCGATGCTGCAGATCGACGCGGCTTTGGTCGCGGCGCTGCACGGGCAAGGATTTGAGATCGCCATTGAAACGAACGGCACGCTGCCCGTCGTTCCGGAGATCGACTGGATCTGCGTGTCGCCCAAGGCCGGCGCGCCGCTGGCCCAGACGCGCGGCGCGGAATTGAAGCTGGTCTTCCCCCAGCAGGGCGTCGACCCCGCCGCCTATGAGCGGCTCGACTTTACGCATTTTCTGCTGCAGCCCATGGACGGCCCGGATGTTTCGCGCAATACGGATGCCGCGGTCAGCTACTGCCTGGCGCATCCGCGCTGGCGTCTGTCTTTGCAAACTCACAAGGCGATCGGGGTGAAGTGA
- a CDS encoding 6-pyruvoyl trahydropterin synthase family protein: MSSFEVFREFYFEAAHALYDPEAPEGGKYRNLHGHSFRVRVTLRGEPSVEEQWVMDLGKLGRRLNELRERLDHSFLNDLEGLGKPTLENLCAYIWRDLAPDLPAIAEVGVFRDSCFEGCVYRGD; this comes from the coding sequence GTGTCGAGTTTCGAGGTCTTTCGGGAGTTTTATTTCGAGGCGGCGCACGCGCTCTACGATCCCGAGGCTCCAGAGGGCGGCAAATACCGCAATCTGCACGGCCATTCCTTTCGCGTGCGCGTCACCCTGCGGGGCGAGCCCAGCGTCGAAGAACAATGGGTGATGGACCTCGGCAAGCTTGGCCGTAGGCTCAACGAGCTGCGCGAACGCCTCGACCACTCGTTTCTCAATGACCTCGAAGGCTTGGGAAAGCCGACGCTCGAAAATCTCTGCGCCTACATCTGGCGCGACCTCGCGCCCGACCTGCCGGCGATCGCCGAAGTCGGCGTCTTTCGCGACAGCTGTTTCGAGGGCTGCGTCTACCGCGGCGACTGA
- a CDS encoding acyl CoA:acetate/3-ketoacid CoA transferase, which produces MANNKVITADEAIALIRDNDVVTTTGFVQSCIPEALHAALEKRFVESQHPRDLTLIMTAGAGDSKGLGTGRFHHEGLLRRVIAANFGRMPKVAQAAQENKICGYNLPQGVISQLYRACAAGQPGLFSKVGLYTYVDPRFGGGKVNDRTKEDMVKYHNIMGEEWLFYIATKIDVAFIRGTSADPSGNISMEREALVLDNLAQAMAAHNSGGLVIAQVERIVEQGSIKPKDVHIPGILVSAVVVADPPEMHRMNYGVIHNPALSGEIRVPVEKFAKMPLDERKVIARRASFELPPNGVVNLGVGAPEGIAAVANEEKMTPYITLTTEAGAIGGVLAAGSSFGAATNADAIIQQNQQFDFYDGGGLDMTCLGMAECDLQGNVNTSKFGGRLNGCGGFINISQNARLVVYAGTFTNGGLRVEIADGKVNILQEGRNKKFLNAVEQITFSGKFAQKRKQPVYYVTERCVFKLVDKGLELIEVAPGIDIDKDILAHMDFKPIIEHAELMDKRIFIDEPMGLLADLINLNMSDRVTYDADRNILFVNLEGWHARTKKDIDDLRKTLIEASDKVGKRVNSVVNHDGWKINEALYDDYAEMIDYMSQRYYLTTTRYATSAFARLKMKEALSKRGLQPHVFERREAAESFLEVVSKEEEKAPA; this is translated from the coding sequence ATGGCGAACAATAAGGTCATTACCGCCGACGAGGCGATTGCGCTCATTCGCGACAATGACGTCGTAACCACCACGGGCTTCGTTCAGAGCTGCATTCCCGAGGCCTTGCACGCCGCTTTGGAAAAGCGCTTCGTCGAGAGCCAGCATCCGCGCGACCTCACGCTGATCATGACCGCCGGCGCCGGCGACTCCAAGGGTCTCGGCACGGGACGCTTCCATCACGAAGGATTGCTGCGCCGGGTGATCGCCGCCAATTTCGGCCGCATGCCGAAGGTCGCCCAGGCGGCGCAGGAGAACAAGATCTGCGGCTATAATCTCCCGCAGGGCGTCATCTCGCAGCTCTACCGCGCCTGCGCCGCAGGCCAGCCGGGCCTCTTCTCCAAAGTCGGCCTCTACACCTATGTCGACCCGCGCTTTGGCGGCGGCAAGGTGAACGACCGCACCAAGGAGGACATGGTCAAATACCACAACATCATGGGCGAGGAGTGGCTGTTCTATATCGCCACCAAGATCGACGTCGCCTTCATTCGCGGCACCTCGGCCGATCCTTCCGGCAATATTTCGATGGAGCGCGAGGCGCTCGTGCTCGACAATCTCGCTCAGGCCATGGCCGCCCATAACAGTGGCGGGCTCGTCATCGCGCAGGTCGAGCGCATCGTCGAACAGGGCTCGATCAAGCCGAAAGACGTGCATATTCCGGGTATTCTCGTCTCGGCCGTGGTCGTCGCCGATCCGCCGGAAATGCACCGCATGAACTATGGCGTGATCCACAATCCGGCGCTTTCCGGCGAAATCCGCGTGCCGGTCGAGAAATTCGCCAAAATGCCGCTCGACGAGCGCAAGGTCATCGCGCGGCGCGCCAGTTTCGAGCTGCCGCCGAACGGCGTGGTTAATCTTGGCGTCGGCGCGCCGGAAGGCATCGCCGCTGTCGCCAACGAAGAAAAGATGACGCCCTACATCACGCTGACGACGGAAGCCGGAGCCATCGGCGGCGTGCTCGCGGCCGGGTCGAGCTTCGGGGCCGCGACCAACGCCGACGCGATCATTCAGCAGAACCAGCAGTTCGACTTCTATGACGGCGGCGGTCTCGACATGACCTGCCTCGGCATGGCCGAGTGCGACCTGCAGGGCAACGTCAACACGTCGAAATTCGGCGGACGCCTCAACGGCTGCGGCGGCTTCATCAACATCAGCCAGAACGCGCGACTCGTCGTTTACGCCGGCACCTTCACCAATGGCGGGCTGCGCGTCGAAATCGCCGACGGCAAGGTGAACATTCTGCAGGAAGGCAGGAACAAGAAGTTCCTCAACGCCGTCGAGCAGATCACCTTCTCCGGCAAATTCGCGCAAAAGCGCAAGCAGCCGGTCTATTACGTGACCGAGCGCTGCGTGTTCAAACTCGTCGATAAGGGGCTTGAACTGATCGAAGTCGCGCCGGGGATCGATATCGACAAGGACATCCTGGCGCATATGGATTTCAAGCCCATCATCGAACACGCCGAACTGATGGATAAGCGCATCTTCATCGACGAGCCGATGGGGCTGCTCGCCGACCTGATCAATCTCAACATGTCCGACCGCGTCACCTACGACGCCGACCGCAACATCCTGTTCGTCAATCTCGAAGGCTGGCACGCCCGCACCAAGAAGGACATCGACGATCTGCGCAAGACGCTGATCGAGGCGTCGGACAAGGTCGGCAAGCGCGTCAACTCGGTCGTCAATCACGACGGCTGGAAGATCAACGAGGCGCTCTACGACGATTACGCCGAAATGATCGACTATATGAGCCAGCGCTATTATCTGACGACGACCCGCTATGCGACGAGCGCCTTCGCGCGCCTGAAGATGAAGGAGGCGCTCTCCAAGCGCGGTCTGCAGCCGCATGTCTTCGAGCGGCGCGAGGCGGCGGAGAGCTTCCTCGAGGTC